A genome region from Triticum aestivum cultivar Chinese Spring chromosome 2B, IWGSC CS RefSeq v2.1, whole genome shotgun sequence includes the following:
- the LOC123045534 gene encoding regulator of nonsense transcripts UPF3 isoform X4 yields MKDPAHRTKVVLRRLPPAIAQQAVVDQVDARFAGRYDWTCFRPGNASQKNHRYSRLYLNFKSPEDVVEFAEFFNGHVFVNEKGAQFKALVEYAPSQQVPKSNIKKDARQGTITKDPEYLEFLELISKPTEHLPSAEIQLERKEAERAAAGKEPPVVTPLMVYVRQQRAAKSMAQRSVSSRLSRKVAGVVTSSSSPSKRSSERRRASTSTQYVVRDNAKEKPTYILAPKRDDHTHREKIIAGTSDATSGGPSGSAQVIDGKKDKIVLLKGRARVDSNSVPPSRNTPPSTSRQDQRNEASGRIIKTILSNKEGRHAIASSQHEQEGHIISAEKDKRPPRAPNSRSTVKDQTVENAEKNHYDDKHNHLHGSGPIGEKIERHARNRDRPDRGVWAPRRYDKSASGGGTQASSSEFPLMQSHSMDNFSQQVDGHGERKIDTRSPGGRGGLVENGNRHANRRGPPRGSKEMEIPPITSDGKPSKRGPASYVAHERQVWVQKSSSGS; encoded by the exons ATGAAGGACCCGGCGCACCGCACGAAGGTGGTGCTCAGGCGGCTGCCGCCGGCGATTGCGCAGCAGGCCGTCGTGGACCAGGTTGACGCCCGCTTCGCTGGGCGGTATGACTGGACCTGCTTCCGCCCCGGGAATGCCAG CCAAAAGAATCATAGATATTCTCGTCTCTACCTTAACTTCAAGAGCCCAGAAGATGTTGTTGAGTTTGCTGAGTTCTTCAATGGGCATGTATTTGTGAATGAAAAGG GTGCTCAATTTAAAGCTCTTGTGGAATATGCACCATCACAACAGGTTCCGAAGTCAAATATCAAGAAAGATGCTCGTCAAGGAACTATAACGAAAG ATCCAGAATACTTGGAGTTTCTTGAGCTTATATCAAAGCCTACTGAGCATTTGCCAAGTGCTGAAATTCAGCTTGAAAGGAAAGAAGCTGAAAGAGCAG CTGCTGGAAAGGAGCCCCCTGTTGTGACACCTCTTATGGTTTATGTTCGTCAGCAAAGGGCGGCTAAGAGTATGGCTCAG AGGTCTGTAAGTAGTAGACTAAGCAGAAAAGTTGCAGGTGTGGTAACTAGTAGTTCTAGTCCATCTAAAAGGTCTTCTGAAAGGCGCAGGGCCTCCACTTCAACG CAGTATGTTGTGCGAGACAATGCTAAGGAGAAGCCGACTTACATCTTAGCGCCAAAGAGAGATGATCATACACACAGAGAGAAAATCATTGCTGGAACTTCAG ATGCTACAAGCGGTGGGCCATCTGGATCTGCTCAGGTCATCGACGGTAAAAAGGACAAAATAGTCCTTCTGAAAGGAAGAGCGAGGGTTGATTCCAAT TCTGTGCCGCCTTCGAGAAATACACCCCCATCAACTTCTAGACAAGACCAGCGAAATGAGGCCAGTGGCAGAATTATCAAGACTATACTTTCAAACAAGGAAGGACGCCATGCAATAGCATCATCTCAACATGAGCAAGAAGGTCACATAATTAGTGCCGAGAAGGATAAGAGGCCACCACGGGCTCCGAACTCGCGTTCCACTGTAAAAGATCAGACTGTTGAAAATGCTGAGAAAAACCACTATGATGACAAGCATAATCATCTGCATGGTTCTGGACCCATTGGTGAGAAGATTGAAAGACATGCCAGAAATAGAGATAGGCCTGACCGAGGTGTTTGGGCCCCTCGCCGCTATGACAAGTCTGCATCAGGAGGCGGTACGCAAGCCTCATCGTCTGAGTTCCCGCTAATGCAGTCACACTCTATGGACAATTTCTCTCAGCAAGTAGATG GCCATGGAGAGAGAAAAATAGACACAAGGAGTCCTGGTGGCCGTGGTGGCCTTGTGGAGAATG GAAACAGGCATGCCAACCGCCGTGGTCCGCCACGTGGGTCGAAGGAGATGGAAATCCCTCCTATTACATCTGATGGAAAGCCTTCAAAGAGGGGCCCTGCTAGCTATGTGGCTCATGAG AGACAAGTATGGGTTCAAAAGTCAAGTTCAGGATCGTGA
- the LOC123045534 gene encoding regulator of nonsense transcripts UPF3 isoform X6: protein MKDPAHRTKVVLRRLPPAIAQQAVVDQVDARFAGRYDWTCFRPGNASQKNHRYSRLYLNFKSPEDVVEFAEFFNGHVFVNEKGAQFKALVEYAPSQQVPKSNIKKDARQGTITKDPEYLEFLELISKPTEHLPSAEIQLERKEAERAAAGKEPPVVTPLMVYVRQQRAAKSMAQRSVSSRLSRKVAGVVTSSSSPSKRSSERRRASTSTYVVRDNAKEKPTYILAPKRDDHTHREKIIAGTSDATSGGPSGSAQVIDGKKDKIVLLKGRARVDSNSVPPSRNTPPSTSRQDQRNEASGRIIKTILSNKEGRHAIASSQHEQEGHIISAEKDKRPPRAPNSRSTVKDQTVENAEKNHYDDKHNHLHGSGPIGEKIERHARNRDRPDRGVWAPRRYDKSASGGGTQASSSEFPLMQSHSMDNFSQQVDGHGERKIDTRSPGGRGGLVENGNRHANRRGPPRGSKEMEIPPITSDGKPSKRGPASYVAHERQVWVQKSSSGS from the exons ATGAAGGACCCGGCGCACCGCACGAAGGTGGTGCTCAGGCGGCTGCCGCCGGCGATTGCGCAGCAGGCCGTCGTGGACCAGGTTGACGCCCGCTTCGCTGGGCGGTATGACTGGACCTGCTTCCGCCCCGGGAATGCCAG CCAAAAGAATCATAGATATTCTCGTCTCTACCTTAACTTCAAGAGCCCAGAAGATGTTGTTGAGTTTGCTGAGTTCTTCAATGGGCATGTATTTGTGAATGAAAAGG GTGCTCAATTTAAAGCTCTTGTGGAATATGCACCATCACAACAGGTTCCGAAGTCAAATATCAAGAAAGATGCTCGTCAAGGAACTATAACGAAAG ATCCAGAATACTTGGAGTTTCTTGAGCTTATATCAAAGCCTACTGAGCATTTGCCAAGTGCTGAAATTCAGCTTGAAAGGAAAGAAGCTGAAAGAGCAG CTGCTGGAAAGGAGCCCCCTGTTGTGACACCTCTTATGGTTTATGTTCGTCAGCAAAGGGCGGCTAAGAGTATGGCTCAG AGGTCTGTAAGTAGTAGACTAAGCAGAAAAGTTGCAGGTGTGGTAACTAGTAGTTCTAGTCCATCTAAAAGGTCTTCTGAAAGGCGCAGGGCCTCCACTTCAACG TATGTTGTGCGAGACAATGCTAAGGAGAAGCCGACTTACATCTTAGCGCCAAAGAGAGATGATCATACACACAGAGAGAAAATCATTGCTGGAACTTCAG ATGCTACAAGCGGTGGGCCATCTGGATCTGCTCAGGTCATCGACGGTAAAAAGGACAAAATAGTCCTTCTGAAAGGAAGAGCGAGGGTTGATTCCAAT TCTGTGCCGCCTTCGAGAAATACACCCCCATCAACTTCTAGACAAGACCAGCGAAATGAGGCCAGTGGCAGAATTATCAAGACTATACTTTCAAACAAGGAAGGACGCCATGCAATAGCATCATCTCAACATGAGCAAGAAGGTCACATAATTAGTGCCGAGAAGGATAAGAGGCCACCACGGGCTCCGAACTCGCGTTCCACTGTAAAAGATCAGACTGTTGAAAATGCTGAGAAAAACCACTATGATGACAAGCATAATCATCTGCATGGTTCTGGACCCATTGGTGAGAAGATTGAAAGACATGCCAGAAATAGAGATAGGCCTGACCGAGGTGTTTGGGCCCCTCGCCGCTATGACAAGTCTGCATCAGGAGGCGGTACGCAAGCCTCATCGTCTGAGTTCCCGCTAATGCAGTCACACTCTATGGACAATTTCTCTCAGCAAGTAGATG GCCATGGAGAGAGAAAAATAGACACAAGGAGTCCTGGTGGCCGTGGTGGCCTTGTGGAGAATG GAAACAGGCATGCCAACCGCCGTGGTCCGCCACGTGGGTCGAAGGAGATGGAAATCCCTCCTATTACATCTGATGGAAAGCCTTCAAAGAGGGGCCCTGCTAGCTATGTGGCTCATGAG AGACAAGTATGGGTTCAAAAGTCAAGTTCAGGATCGTGA
- the LOC123045534 gene encoding regulator of nonsense transcripts UPF3 isoform X2: MKDPAHRTKVVLRRLPPAIAQQAVVDQVDARFAGRYDWTCFRPGNASQKNHRYSRLYLNFKSPEDVVEFAEFFNGHVFVNEKGAQFKALVEYAPSQQVPKSNIKKDARQGTITKDPEYLEFLELISKPTEHLPSAEIQLERKEAERAAAGKEPPVVTPLMVYVRQQRAAKSMAQRSVSSRLSRKVAGVVTSSSSPSKRSSERRRASTSTYVVRDNAKEKPTYILAPKRDDHTHREKIIAGTSDATSGGPSGSAQVIDGKKDKIVLLKGRARVDSNISDSSTPQQSVPPSRNTPPSTSRQDQRNEASGRIIKTILSNKEGRHAIASSQHEQEGHIISAEKDKRPPRAPNSRSTVKDQTVENAEKNHYDDKHNHLHGSGPIGEKIERHARNRDRPDRGVWAPRRYDKSASGGGTQASSSEFPLMQSHSMDNFSQQVDGHGERKIDTRSPGGRGGLVENGNRHANRRGPPRGSKEMEIPPITSDGKPSKRGPASYVAHERQVWVQKSSSGS; this comes from the exons ATGAAGGACCCGGCGCACCGCACGAAGGTGGTGCTCAGGCGGCTGCCGCCGGCGATTGCGCAGCAGGCCGTCGTGGACCAGGTTGACGCCCGCTTCGCTGGGCGGTATGACTGGACCTGCTTCCGCCCCGGGAATGCCAG CCAAAAGAATCATAGATATTCTCGTCTCTACCTTAACTTCAAGAGCCCAGAAGATGTTGTTGAGTTTGCTGAGTTCTTCAATGGGCATGTATTTGTGAATGAAAAGG GTGCTCAATTTAAAGCTCTTGTGGAATATGCACCATCACAACAGGTTCCGAAGTCAAATATCAAGAAAGATGCTCGTCAAGGAACTATAACGAAAG ATCCAGAATACTTGGAGTTTCTTGAGCTTATATCAAAGCCTACTGAGCATTTGCCAAGTGCTGAAATTCAGCTTGAAAGGAAAGAAGCTGAAAGAGCAG CTGCTGGAAAGGAGCCCCCTGTTGTGACACCTCTTATGGTTTATGTTCGTCAGCAAAGGGCGGCTAAGAGTATGGCTCAG AGGTCTGTAAGTAGTAGACTAAGCAGAAAAGTTGCAGGTGTGGTAACTAGTAGTTCTAGTCCATCTAAAAGGTCTTCTGAAAGGCGCAGGGCCTCCACTTCAACG TATGTTGTGCGAGACAATGCTAAGGAGAAGCCGACTTACATCTTAGCGCCAAAGAGAGATGATCATACACACAGAGAGAAAATCATTGCTGGAACTTCAG ATGCTACAAGCGGTGGGCCATCTGGATCTGCTCAGGTCATCGACGGTAAAAAGGACAAAATAGTCCTTCTGAAAGGAAGAGCGAGGGTTGATTCCAAT ATATCTGATAGCTCAACCCCGCAGCAGTCTGTGCCGCCTTCGAGAAATACACCCCCATCAACTTCTAGACAAGACCAGCGAAATGAGGCCAGTGGCAGAATTATCAAGACTATACTTTCAAACAAGGAAGGACGCCATGCAATAGCATCATCTCAACATGAGCAAGAAGGTCACATAATTAGTGCCGAGAAGGATAAGAGGCCACCACGGGCTCCGAACTCGCGTTCCACTGTAAAAGATCAGACTGTTGAAAATGCTGAGAAAAACCACTATGATGACAAGCATAATCATCTGCATGGTTCTGGACCCATTGGTGAGAAGATTGAAAGACATGCCAGAAATAGAGATAGGCCTGACCGAGGTGTTTGGGCCCCTCGCCGCTATGACAAGTCTGCATCAGGAGGCGGTACGCAAGCCTCATCGTCTGAGTTCCCGCTAATGCAGTCACACTCTATGGACAATTTCTCTCAGCAAGTAGATG GCCATGGAGAGAGAAAAATAGACACAAGGAGTCCTGGTGGCCGTGGTGGCCTTGTGGAGAATG GAAACAGGCATGCCAACCGCCGTGGTCCGCCACGTGGGTCGAAGGAGATGGAAATCCCTCCTATTACATCTGATGGAAAGCCTTCAAAGAGGGGCCCTGCTAGCTATGTGGCTCATGAG AGACAAGTATGGGTTCAAAAGTCAAGTTCAGGATCGTGA
- the LOC123045534 gene encoding regulator of nonsense transcripts UPF3 isoform X3 → MKDPAHRTKVVLRRLPPAIAQQAVVDQVDARFAGRYDWTCFRPGNASQKNHRYSRLYLNFKSPEDVVEFAEFFNGHVFVNEKGAQFKALVEYAPSQQVPKSNIKKDARQGTITKDPEYLEFLELISKPTEHLPSAEIQLERKEAERAAAGKEPPVVTPLMVYVRQQRAAKSMAQRSVSSRLSRKVAGVVTSSSSPSKRSSERRRASTSTQYVVRDNAKEKPTYILAPKRDDHTHREKIIAGTSDATSGGPSGSAQVIDGKKDKIVLLKGRARVDSNQSVPPSRNTPPSTSRQDQRNEASGRIIKTILSNKEGRHAIASSQHEQEGHIISAEKDKRPPRAPNSRSTVKDQTVENAEKNHYDDKHNHLHGSGPIGEKIERHARNRDRPDRGVWAPRRYDKSASGGGTQASSSEFPLMQSHSMDNFSQQVDGHGERKIDTRSPGGRGGLVENGNRHANRRGPPRGSKEMEIPPITSDGKPSKRGPASYVAHERQVWVQKSSSGS, encoded by the exons ATGAAGGACCCGGCGCACCGCACGAAGGTGGTGCTCAGGCGGCTGCCGCCGGCGATTGCGCAGCAGGCCGTCGTGGACCAGGTTGACGCCCGCTTCGCTGGGCGGTATGACTGGACCTGCTTCCGCCCCGGGAATGCCAG CCAAAAGAATCATAGATATTCTCGTCTCTACCTTAACTTCAAGAGCCCAGAAGATGTTGTTGAGTTTGCTGAGTTCTTCAATGGGCATGTATTTGTGAATGAAAAGG GTGCTCAATTTAAAGCTCTTGTGGAATATGCACCATCACAACAGGTTCCGAAGTCAAATATCAAGAAAGATGCTCGTCAAGGAACTATAACGAAAG ATCCAGAATACTTGGAGTTTCTTGAGCTTATATCAAAGCCTACTGAGCATTTGCCAAGTGCTGAAATTCAGCTTGAAAGGAAAGAAGCTGAAAGAGCAG CTGCTGGAAAGGAGCCCCCTGTTGTGACACCTCTTATGGTTTATGTTCGTCAGCAAAGGGCGGCTAAGAGTATGGCTCAG AGGTCTGTAAGTAGTAGACTAAGCAGAAAAGTTGCAGGTGTGGTAACTAGTAGTTCTAGTCCATCTAAAAGGTCTTCTGAAAGGCGCAGGGCCTCCACTTCAACG CAGTATGTTGTGCGAGACAATGCTAAGGAGAAGCCGACTTACATCTTAGCGCCAAAGAGAGATGATCATACACACAGAGAGAAAATCATTGCTGGAACTTCAG ATGCTACAAGCGGTGGGCCATCTGGATCTGCTCAGGTCATCGACGGTAAAAAGGACAAAATAGTCCTTCTGAAAGGAAGAGCGAGGGTTGATTCCAAT CAGTCTGTGCCGCCTTCGAGAAATACACCCCCATCAACTTCTAGACAAGACCAGCGAAATGAGGCCAGTGGCAGAATTATCAAGACTATACTTTCAAACAAGGAAGGACGCCATGCAATAGCATCATCTCAACATGAGCAAGAAGGTCACATAATTAGTGCCGAGAAGGATAAGAGGCCACCACGGGCTCCGAACTCGCGTTCCACTGTAAAAGATCAGACTGTTGAAAATGCTGAGAAAAACCACTATGATGACAAGCATAATCATCTGCATGGTTCTGGACCCATTGGTGAGAAGATTGAAAGACATGCCAGAAATAGAGATAGGCCTGACCGAGGTGTTTGGGCCCCTCGCCGCTATGACAAGTCTGCATCAGGAGGCGGTACGCAAGCCTCATCGTCTGAGTTCCCGCTAATGCAGTCACACTCTATGGACAATTTCTCTCAGCAAGTAGATG GCCATGGAGAGAGAAAAATAGACACAAGGAGTCCTGGTGGCCGTGGTGGCCTTGTGGAGAATG GAAACAGGCATGCCAACCGCCGTGGTCCGCCACGTGGGTCGAAGGAGATGGAAATCCCTCCTATTACATCTGATGGAAAGCCTTCAAAGAGGGGCCCTGCTAGCTATGTGGCTCATGAG AGACAAGTATGGGTTCAAAAGTCAAGTTCAGGATCGTGA
- the LOC123045534 gene encoding regulator of nonsense transcripts UPF3 isoform X1: MKDPAHRTKVVLRRLPPAIAQQAVVDQVDARFAGRYDWTCFRPGNASQKNHRYSRLYLNFKSPEDVVEFAEFFNGHVFVNEKGAQFKALVEYAPSQQVPKSNIKKDARQGTITKDPEYLEFLELISKPTEHLPSAEIQLERKEAERAAAGKEPPVVTPLMVYVRQQRAAKSMAQRSVSSRLSRKVAGVVTSSSSPSKRSSERRRASTSTQYVVRDNAKEKPTYILAPKRDDHTHREKIIAGTSDATSGGPSGSAQVIDGKKDKIVLLKGRARVDSNISDSSTPQQSVPPSRNTPPSTSRQDQRNEASGRIIKTILSNKEGRHAIASSQHEQEGHIISAEKDKRPPRAPNSRSTVKDQTVENAEKNHYDDKHNHLHGSGPIGEKIERHARNRDRPDRGVWAPRRYDKSASGGGTQASSSEFPLMQSHSMDNFSQQVDGHGERKIDTRSPGGRGGLVENGNRHANRRGPPRGSKEMEIPPITSDGKPSKRGPASYVAHERQVWVQKSSSGS; encoded by the exons ATGAAGGACCCGGCGCACCGCACGAAGGTGGTGCTCAGGCGGCTGCCGCCGGCGATTGCGCAGCAGGCCGTCGTGGACCAGGTTGACGCCCGCTTCGCTGGGCGGTATGACTGGACCTGCTTCCGCCCCGGGAATGCCAG CCAAAAGAATCATAGATATTCTCGTCTCTACCTTAACTTCAAGAGCCCAGAAGATGTTGTTGAGTTTGCTGAGTTCTTCAATGGGCATGTATTTGTGAATGAAAAGG GTGCTCAATTTAAAGCTCTTGTGGAATATGCACCATCACAACAGGTTCCGAAGTCAAATATCAAGAAAGATGCTCGTCAAGGAACTATAACGAAAG ATCCAGAATACTTGGAGTTTCTTGAGCTTATATCAAAGCCTACTGAGCATTTGCCAAGTGCTGAAATTCAGCTTGAAAGGAAAGAAGCTGAAAGAGCAG CTGCTGGAAAGGAGCCCCCTGTTGTGACACCTCTTATGGTTTATGTTCGTCAGCAAAGGGCGGCTAAGAGTATGGCTCAG AGGTCTGTAAGTAGTAGACTAAGCAGAAAAGTTGCAGGTGTGGTAACTAGTAGTTCTAGTCCATCTAAAAGGTCTTCTGAAAGGCGCAGGGCCTCCACTTCAACG CAGTATGTTGTGCGAGACAATGCTAAGGAGAAGCCGACTTACATCTTAGCGCCAAAGAGAGATGATCATACACACAGAGAGAAAATCATTGCTGGAACTTCAG ATGCTACAAGCGGTGGGCCATCTGGATCTGCTCAGGTCATCGACGGTAAAAAGGACAAAATAGTCCTTCTGAAAGGAAGAGCGAGGGTTGATTCCAAT ATATCTGATAGCTCAACCCCGCAGCAGTCTGTGCCGCCTTCGAGAAATACACCCCCATCAACTTCTAGACAAGACCAGCGAAATGAGGCCAGTGGCAGAATTATCAAGACTATACTTTCAAACAAGGAAGGACGCCATGCAATAGCATCATCTCAACATGAGCAAGAAGGTCACATAATTAGTGCCGAGAAGGATAAGAGGCCACCACGGGCTCCGAACTCGCGTTCCACTGTAAAAGATCAGACTGTTGAAAATGCTGAGAAAAACCACTATGATGACAAGCATAATCATCTGCATGGTTCTGGACCCATTGGTGAGAAGATTGAAAGACATGCCAGAAATAGAGATAGGCCTGACCGAGGTGTTTGGGCCCCTCGCCGCTATGACAAGTCTGCATCAGGAGGCGGTACGCAAGCCTCATCGTCTGAGTTCCCGCTAATGCAGTCACACTCTATGGACAATTTCTCTCAGCAAGTAGATG GCCATGGAGAGAGAAAAATAGACACAAGGAGTCCTGGTGGCCGTGGTGGCCTTGTGGAGAATG GAAACAGGCATGCCAACCGCCGTGGTCCGCCACGTGGGTCGAAGGAGATGGAAATCCCTCCTATTACATCTGATGGAAAGCCTTCAAAGAGGGGCCCTGCTAGCTATGTGGCTCATGAG AGACAAGTATGGGTTCAAAAGTCAAGTTCAGGATCGTGA
- the LOC123045534 gene encoding regulator of nonsense transcripts UPF3 isoform X5, with product MKDPAHRTKVVLRRLPPAIAQQAVVDQVDARFAGRYDWTCFRPGNASQKNHRYSRLYLNFKSPEDVVEFAEFFNGHVFVNEKGAQFKALVEYAPSQQVPKSNIKKDARQGTITKDPEYLEFLELISKPTEHLPSAEIQLERKEAERAAAGKEPPVVTPLMVYVRQQRAAKSMAQRSVSSRLSRKVAGVVTSSSSPSKRSSERRRASTSTYVVRDNAKEKPTYILAPKRDDHTHREKIIAGTSDATSGGPSGSAQVIDGKKDKIVLLKGRARVDSNQSVPPSRNTPPSTSRQDQRNEASGRIIKTILSNKEGRHAIASSQHEQEGHIISAEKDKRPPRAPNSRSTVKDQTVENAEKNHYDDKHNHLHGSGPIGEKIERHARNRDRPDRGVWAPRRYDKSASGGGTQASSSEFPLMQSHSMDNFSQQVDGHGERKIDTRSPGGRGGLVENGNRHANRRGPPRGSKEMEIPPITSDGKPSKRGPASYVAHERQVWVQKSSSGS from the exons ATGAAGGACCCGGCGCACCGCACGAAGGTGGTGCTCAGGCGGCTGCCGCCGGCGATTGCGCAGCAGGCCGTCGTGGACCAGGTTGACGCCCGCTTCGCTGGGCGGTATGACTGGACCTGCTTCCGCCCCGGGAATGCCAG CCAAAAGAATCATAGATATTCTCGTCTCTACCTTAACTTCAAGAGCCCAGAAGATGTTGTTGAGTTTGCTGAGTTCTTCAATGGGCATGTATTTGTGAATGAAAAGG GTGCTCAATTTAAAGCTCTTGTGGAATATGCACCATCACAACAGGTTCCGAAGTCAAATATCAAGAAAGATGCTCGTCAAGGAACTATAACGAAAG ATCCAGAATACTTGGAGTTTCTTGAGCTTATATCAAAGCCTACTGAGCATTTGCCAAGTGCTGAAATTCAGCTTGAAAGGAAAGAAGCTGAAAGAGCAG CTGCTGGAAAGGAGCCCCCTGTTGTGACACCTCTTATGGTTTATGTTCGTCAGCAAAGGGCGGCTAAGAGTATGGCTCAG AGGTCTGTAAGTAGTAGACTAAGCAGAAAAGTTGCAGGTGTGGTAACTAGTAGTTCTAGTCCATCTAAAAGGTCTTCTGAAAGGCGCAGGGCCTCCACTTCAACG TATGTTGTGCGAGACAATGCTAAGGAGAAGCCGACTTACATCTTAGCGCCAAAGAGAGATGATCATACACACAGAGAGAAAATCATTGCTGGAACTTCAG ATGCTACAAGCGGTGGGCCATCTGGATCTGCTCAGGTCATCGACGGTAAAAAGGACAAAATAGTCCTTCTGAAAGGAAGAGCGAGGGTTGATTCCAAT CAGTCTGTGCCGCCTTCGAGAAATACACCCCCATCAACTTCTAGACAAGACCAGCGAAATGAGGCCAGTGGCAGAATTATCAAGACTATACTTTCAAACAAGGAAGGACGCCATGCAATAGCATCATCTCAACATGAGCAAGAAGGTCACATAATTAGTGCCGAGAAGGATAAGAGGCCACCACGGGCTCCGAACTCGCGTTCCACTGTAAAAGATCAGACTGTTGAAAATGCTGAGAAAAACCACTATGATGACAAGCATAATCATCTGCATGGTTCTGGACCCATTGGTGAGAAGATTGAAAGACATGCCAGAAATAGAGATAGGCCTGACCGAGGTGTTTGGGCCCCTCGCCGCTATGACAAGTCTGCATCAGGAGGCGGTACGCAAGCCTCATCGTCTGAGTTCCCGCTAATGCAGTCACACTCTATGGACAATTTCTCTCAGCAAGTAGATG GCCATGGAGAGAGAAAAATAGACACAAGGAGTCCTGGTGGCCGTGGTGGCCTTGTGGAGAATG GAAACAGGCATGCCAACCGCCGTGGTCCGCCACGTGGGTCGAAGGAGATGGAAATCCCTCCTATTACATCTGATGGAAAGCCTTCAAAGAGGGGCCCTGCTAGCTATGTGGCTCATGAG AGACAAGTATGGGTTCAAAAGTCAAGTTCAGGATCGTGA